The DNA sequence ATAAAGCGTTTGGTTAAGCGCTTCAAACGGGAAGGGCCGTCTGCCTTGGTCTCCCGCCGCCGGGGTCGGCCGAGCAACCGGTGTCTGCCCGAGGAAACACGCAACAAAGCGATCGAGCTCATACAGAAACGTTACCATGACTTTGGACCGACCCTTGCCCATGAGAAGCTCACCGAGAAACACGAGTTCTCCCTTTCCGTAGAGACCCTCCGGCAATGGATGATCAACGAAGGTATCTGGAAACCCAAAAAACGCAAATATCCCAAAGCCTTTCAGTTGCGTGAACGGCGCTCACGTTTCGGAGAACTCATCCAGATCGACGG is a window from the bacterium genome containing:
- a CDS encoding helix-turn-helix domain-containing protein, giving the protein MSHKELDRVTVMNALVSGAIKQKVAAAQLGLSIRQIKRLVKRFKREGPSALVSRRRGRPSNRCLPEETRNKAIELIQKRYHDFGPTLAHEKLTEKHEFSLSVETLRQWMINEGIWKPKKRKYPKAFQLRERRSRFGELIQIDG